From the genome of Sphingobacterium kitahiroshimense, one region includes:
- a CDS encoding tetratricopeptide repeat protein produces the protein MYRYKSKRFSLKDLEEIMHKSQHGDSDSQYLLANYYDDALWIDEEPILQQDKKEAFDLTEAAYRNGSKQAMISYANYLSVGYACDKNEALAKKLYKEAIKANDCLGAFNLARLYTTNGKYKKAFEFYHLADNMGKYCALEIGTCYYYGIGTKQDIKRAICYYKSILRLEKYYSAYEFEEANYILAKLYLEGIHLPRSLSKARKLLNMANIDRDHRSAQNIQAMLKNSHNSY, from the coding sequence ATGTACAGATACAAAAGTAAGCGTTTTTCACTTAAAGATTTGGAAGAAATTATGCATAAATCTCAACATGGAGATTCAGATAGTCAATATTTACTTGCAAATTATTATGATGATGCATTATGGATTGATGAAGAACCCATCTTGCAACAAGATAAAAAAGAAGCATTCGATTTAACAGAAGCGGCCTATAGGAATGGTAGCAAACAAGCTATGATAAGCTACGCCAATTATTTATCTGTTGGGTATGCCTGTGACAAAAACGAAGCGCTAGCAAAAAAACTATATAAAGAAGCGATTAAAGCAAATGACTGTTTAGGTGCTTTTAATTTAGCTCGTTTGTATACTACGAATGGGAAATATAAAAAAGCATTTGAGTTTTATCATCTAGCGGACAATATGGGTAAATATTGTGCATTAGAAATAGGAACGTGTTATTATTATGGAATTGGAACCAAGCAGGACATTAAAAGGGCAATTTGTTATTATAAATCTATTTTAAGGTTAGAAAAGTATTATTCCGCCTACGAATTTGAAGAGGCTAATTATATATTGGCAAAATTGTATTTGGAAGGAATTCACTTACCCAGGTCTCTTTCAAAAGCAAGAAAACTCTTAAATATGGCTAACATAGACCGAGATCACAGAAGTGCCCAGAATATCCAAGCGATGTTAAAAAATTCCCATAACTCCTACTGA
- a CDS encoding TlpA family protein disulfide reductase, whose protein sequence is MKTLIIYFFSIVFPIALFAQGKTHPMPLTDAAFDTQSTHQVQAQIKGRVLHASPPDLERITIKYSIVNAGNPFQSSYTTKVALDGTFSIVIPDKLMNQQIWFTFGEYAYICIYLNEELELTFDLDKLKKKFVYWNDEGVTFGGKDGKKNEVMNNYILFDKKHNESFSTKLQDLNKKDTAFLTNLDSLFAVQDRVNDMFYTTYGDTYQYLVESETAASYYEEKLKYFLENNIQVKQIEDLLTPVYAISNNSRTYIQFLNYYVRSSFKTTGQKYSPVNLANYCDSILPAAYADLIKLQLEDRDVKLQRDLYKQLATTLHFKWSSEYVRSQIAMLNSKIEKIDSINQASTVKENVKENVASTLGKHILKTGSGALLYIDEHQSGADFLRDLKSTFPNKVVVIDFWATWCIPCIQAMPYSKELHKQAKEADLPIEFVYICTSSRSSEEKWKNKVLEIEQPGIHVFVNEKVTSEAMNLFNKGGFPSYIMLKPDGSYDSETITSMQGLSLDMLKAQL, encoded by the coding sequence ATGAAAACTCTTATTATTTACTTTTTTAGCATCGTTTTTCCAATAGCTTTATTTGCTCAGGGAAAAACTCATCCAATGCCACTTACAGATGCGGCTTTTGATACACAATCTACTCATCAGGTACAAGCTCAGATAAAGGGAAGAGTGTTACATGCAAGCCCGCCCGATCTCGAAAGAATTACGATTAAATATAGCATCGTGAATGCGGGAAATCCTTTTCAATCAAGTTATACAACCAAAGTAGCTCTAGATGGCACTTTTAGTATTGTCATACCAGATAAATTAATGAATCAGCAAATATGGTTCACGTTTGGAGAATATGCATATATCTGTATCTATTTAAATGAAGAACTGGAGCTCACTTTCGATCTGGACAAATTGAAAAAGAAATTTGTTTACTGGAATGACGAAGGAGTTACTTTTGGTGGTAAAGATGGTAAAAAAAATGAGGTGATGAATAATTATATATTATTCGATAAAAAACATAATGAAAGTTTTTCAACGAAATTGCAGGATCTAAATAAAAAAGATACAGCATTCTTAACCAATCTAGATAGCTTATTTGCTGTTCAGGATCGTGTTAATGACATGTTCTATACTACATATGGCGATACTTATCAATATTTAGTTGAAAGTGAAACAGCGGCCAGTTATTATGAAGAAAAATTGAAATATTTCCTTGAAAACAATATTCAAGTAAAACAGATAGAAGACTTACTGACTCCTGTTTACGCGATATCAAATAACTCACGCACATATATACAATTTTTGAATTATTATGTAAGATCCTCTTTTAAAACTACCGGTCAAAAATATAGTCCTGTCAATCTTGCTAATTACTGCGATAGCATATTACCGGCAGCTTACGCAGATTTAATCAAGTTACAGCTAGAAGATAGAGATGTTAAACTTCAGCGTGATCTTTATAAACAATTAGCAACGACCCTGCATTTCAAGTGGTCTAGCGAGTATGTACGATCTCAGATTGCCATGTTGAACAGTAAGATTGAGAAAATTGATTCAATCAACCAGGCATCAACTGTTAAAGAAAATGTCAAAGAAAATGTTGCATCAACGCTTGGAAAACATATATTAAAAACCGGATCTGGAGCATTACTTTATATTGATGAACATCAATCTGGGGCTGATTTTTTGCGAGATTTGAAATCTACATTTCCAAATAAAGTTGTTGTAATTGATTTTTGGGCAACCTGGTGTATCCCATGTATTCAAGCAATGCCTTATAGTAAAGAGCTACATAAACAAGCAAAAGAAGCTGATTTACCAATTGAATTTGTCTATATCTGCACATCATCCCGTTCAAGTGAAGAGAAATGGAAAAATAAAGTGCTTGAAATAGAGCAGCCCGGTATTCATGTATTTGTTAATGAAAAGGTGACAAGCGAAGCGATGAATTTATTTAATAAAGGTGGTTTTCCTTCGTATATTATGCTAAAACCTGATGGAAGCTATGATTCCGAAACGATCACCAGCATGCAGGGATTATCGTTAGATATGTTGAAAGCACAACTCTGA
- a CDS encoding LytR/AlgR family response regulator transcription factor, with protein sequence MIRYVIIDDEVNNIEILSSYLEKYRDNLQLVGTATHADEGVLLIKNTQPELIFLDIQMPQKNGFDLLQEIGERSFEVIFVTAYDKFGIRAVKFSALDYLLKPLNIQELEEALYKAIEKIRQKKYNANLENLIQNLNNKQHDEDKIALSTGRETRYIPVAQIVRCRADDNYTEIYLSEGEPIVISKTLKEYDEMLSQYGFIRTHQSHLINPKHVLGYTKGDNPAVHMQHNILVPIARQKKEYVYQILNQIIKP encoded by the coding sequence ATGATCAGATATGTAATTATAGACGATGAGGTAAACAACATCGAAATATTAAGTTCTTATTTAGAAAAGTATAGGGATAATCTACAGTTGGTCGGTACAGCTACCCATGCTGACGAAGGTGTTTTACTGATAAAAAATACACAACCGGAGTTAATTTTTCTAGATATTCAAATGCCTCAAAAAAATGGTTTTGATCTGTTACAGGAAATAGGAGAGCGTAGTTTTGAAGTGATTTTTGTAACGGCTTATGATAAATTTGGAATTCGGGCTGTTAAGTTTTCAGCATTGGATTATCTGCTCAAACCATTGAATATACAAGAGTTGGAAGAAGCATTGTATAAAGCCATTGAAAAAATTAGGCAGAAGAAATACAATGCCAATCTGGAGAACTTAATCCAGAATCTCAATAACAAGCAACATGATGAAGATAAAATTGCTTTAAGTACTGGAAGAGAAACCCGGTATATTCCCGTCGCTCAAATTGTTCGATGTCGTGCAGATGATAATTATACCGAGATCTACCTGTCGGAGGGAGAACCAATTGTGATCAGTAAGACCCTTAAAGAATACGATGAAATGTTAAGTCAATATGGATTTATAAGAACACATCAGAGCCATCTCATAAATCCGAAGCATGTGTTGGGGTATACCAAAGGAGATAATCCGGCAGTTCATATGCAACATAATATTTTGGTACCGATTGCCAGACAGAAAAAAGAATATGTATATCAAATTTTAAACCAGATTATAAAACCATGA
- a CDS encoding sensor histidine kinase has protein sequence MKRTLLLLLLLLFFKTWAQDQQGNDYFFGDNFHFHGFSTDKRMMVRNDIVYVKSAKYLWHVYGNFDNKVKLPGAGLNNVPNSPILLGIKLSPKLKNYFTAPVQNISKVYYSYIVPDSSDAIIVAMGINKDNYKDYVYRVVEHDSIELVPWSSIPKLSMEYGAKVPYGAIGTFNYPGKQILVEVRNKKNYGIRDGYIIDWRKNNHPVLKQLVARGSGEYGYFNVLNDSLNKGQVQSYDTHTGVPVGWTFQKDSITEFDLEFDKHETVPYSIHLIKNSNGQVDTLRLEWWTQLDKFTISNQYLNEVGQYELLVHKTGDLSEYKDSEILRISYRIVPTAIKTTQAVWPIIWPYLLAGSIMVCAGFFMMRSRSRRKMKQVQQQKQAVTLQIKNIQAQLNPHFMFNAINSIQNLIQKNDLIGTNHYLSKFASVTRATLENAEKEMNPLSEELQLLDDYLQMEQLRFGFHYQIENKISVHADLIEIPTMLLQPIVENAVKHGIAILGNTGMISIIIDQLGQTMRICVEDNGAGFDYTVENNESGYGLRLSKERLDLLNKLYPENIFHIEIKTTNNKTQVCILISNWISKN, from the coding sequence ATGAAAAGAACACTTTTATTATTGCTGCTACTTTTATTTTTTAAAACCTGGGCACAGGACCAGCAGGGGAATGACTACTTTTTCGGAGATAATTTTCATTTTCATGGTTTTTCAACAGATAAGCGGATGATGGTACGCAATGATATCGTCTATGTCAAATCAGCTAAATATTTATGGCATGTCTATGGTAATTTTGATAATAAAGTAAAATTACCTGGAGCTGGCCTGAATAATGTTCCCAATTCCCCAATATTGCTTGGTATAAAATTGAGCCCTAAACTTAAAAACTATTTTACGGCACCTGTTCAAAACATATCCAAAGTCTACTATAGTTATATTGTACCCGATAGTTCCGATGCTATCATTGTCGCAATGGGGATTAATAAAGATAATTATAAGGATTATGTCTACCGGGTCGTAGAGCATGATAGCATCGAACTAGTACCCTGGTCTTCGATACCTAAATTGTCAATGGAGTATGGAGCCAAAGTTCCTTATGGTGCTATAGGCACTTTTAATTATCCCGGAAAACAGATCCTTGTAGAGGTCAGGAATAAGAAGAATTACGGCATCAGAGATGGTTATATCATTGACTGGCGTAAAAATAATCACCCCGTACTGAAGCAGCTGGTAGCAAGAGGATCAGGAGAATATGGGTATTTCAATGTATTAAACGACTCTTTGAATAAGGGGCAGGTTCAATCCTATGATACGCATACTGGAGTTCCGGTAGGATGGACCTTTCAGAAAGATAGTATTACTGAATTTGATCTAGAATTTGACAAGCATGAGACCGTTCCATATTCCATTCATTTAATTAAAAATAGCAATGGTCAGGTGGATACACTTCGTCTGGAGTGGTGGACACAGTTAGACAAGTTTACCATTTCAAATCAATATTTGAATGAAGTAGGTCAGTATGAACTGCTGGTGCATAAAACCGGAGATCTTTCGGAATATAAAGATAGCGAGATCTTGCGCATATCCTATCGAATAGTGCCGACAGCAATAAAGACCACACAAGCGGTGTGGCCTATCATATGGCCCTATCTTTTAGCCGGTTCAATTATGGTATGCGCTGGATTCTTCATGATGAGGTCTCGAAGTCGGAGAAAGATGAAACAAGTACAGCAGCAAAAGCAGGCGGTTACACTACAGATCAAGAATATTCAGGCACAGTTAAATCCCCATTTTATGTTCAATGCTATCAATTCCATTCAAAATTTGATTCAAAAGAATGATTTGATCGGAACCAATCATTACCTAAGTAAATTTGCATCGGTTACTCGCGCAACATTAGAAAATGCAGAAAAAGAAATGAACCCACTAAGTGAAGAATTACAATTATTGGATGATTATTTACAAATGGAACAGTTAAGATTTGGTTTTCATTATCAGATAGAAAATAAAATTTCTGTTCATGCAGATCTCATTGAAATACCAACTATGTTATTACAGCCTATAGTTGAGAATGCCGTAAAACATGGTATCGCTATATTAGGAAATACAGGTATGATCAGTATTATCATTGATCAGCTCGGACAGACCATGCGTATTTGTGTCGAAGATAATGGAGCCGGATTTGATTATACGGTTGAAAATAATGAAAGTGGATATGGTCTTCGATTGAGCAAAGAACGTCTAGATTTACTTAATAAGCTTTATCCAGAAAATATATTTCATATTGAGATTAAGACTACTAACAATAAAACTCAGGTCTGTATCCTGATTTCTAACTGGATTTCTAAAAATTAA
- a CDS encoding AraC family transcriptional regulator, with translation MARENIYQSLEVFYEQVSVCPLRDRQFNFFELVYVISGKGKHGVNGNKFDYFPGDLFLLTPHDCHEFDLDGMNEFMVVRFGENYIKEYQWKSIDHIECLLYNASHLSGSVLVNKEDKQMVSLLMQNLQQACEEHGHYNEDLRRHLVNAIIVLAARNIAIVKPEHISQTADTRILQLLDYIQENIRQPEFLKIGVMAEKFGLSSTYLGSYFRKQCHESIQQYISSYRIRLIEHRLRFSDKRVHEIAHEFGFADESHINKFFKRHHGLSLKKYREKTAG, from the coding sequence ATGGCAAGAGAAAATATCTATCAATCCTTAGAAGTTTTTTACGAACAAGTTTCAGTATGTCCTTTACGTGATCGACAGTTTAATTTCTTTGAACTCGTATATGTTATCTCCGGCAAAGGAAAACACGGTGTCAATGGAAATAAATTTGATTATTTTCCAGGAGACTTATTTCTTTTGACACCACATGATTGTCATGAATTTGATCTCGATGGAATGAATGAGTTTATGGTCGTACGCTTTGGCGAAAACTACATAAAAGAATATCAATGGAAAAGCATCGACCATATAGAATGCTTATTATACAATGCCTCTCATTTGTCGGGATCTGTGCTCGTCAATAAGGAAGACAAGCAGATGGTCAGCTTGCTGATGCAAAATCTTCAACAGGCATGCGAAGAGCATGGGCATTATAATGAAGATTTGAGAAGACATCTGGTCAATGCTATTATTGTCTTAGCAGCAAGGAATATTGCGATTGTTAAACCAGAGCATATTTCACAGACTGCAGATACACGCATACTGCAATTATTGGATTATATACAGGAAAATATACGGCAACCCGAATTTTTAAAAATAGGAGTAATGGCCGAAAAATTTGGACTATCTTCCACTTATCTCGGAAGCTATTTTCGTAAACAATGTCATGAATCTATACAACAGTATATCTCTTCCTATCGGATCCGCTTAATAGAACATCGATTAAGGTTTAGTGATAAAAGAGTTCATGAGATTGCACATGAATTTGGATTTGCGGATGAAAGTCATATTAATAAATTTTTTAAACGCCATCATGGACTGAGTTTAAAAAAATATAGAGAGAAAACGGCTGGATAA
- a CDS encoding NADP-dependent oxidoreductase: protein MKAIVLEKFGEVENLIYKDIEKPILKPDEVLIEVKAIGVNPVDVKVRSRQAPLAEDLIRYDPLILGWDVSGVVIEVGSLVKKFGIGDEVFGMVNFVGHGRAYAEFVAAPESHLALKPNRISHIEAAASTLAALTAWQAFTTYGKLRTHDVVLIHAASGGVGHFAVQIAKYMGAYVIATSSVQNRDFLLNIGADEHIDYNSTEFEQVLSNVDFVLESLGGANFQKSVQVLKPFGTIVALPSGHTKDDELKAREKNLHACFFMSVYSDGAAMQQIAHLLETGILKPHISHVFNFDQMREAHLQIESGRTVGKVVVQF, encoded by the coding sequence ATGAAGGCAATTGTGTTAGAAAAATTTGGCGAGGTAGAAAATCTGATTTATAAGGATATTGAAAAGCCTATATTAAAACCGGATGAAGTACTGATTGAAGTAAAAGCAATTGGTGTCAATCCTGTGGATGTTAAGGTCCGCAGTAGACAAGCTCCTCTTGCAGAAGATTTAATCAGGTATGATCCATTGATCTTGGGATGGGATGTTTCTGGAGTGGTAATAGAGGTTGGAAGTTTGGTTAAAAAATTTGGGATTGGTGATGAAGTATTTGGAATGGTCAATTTCGTCGGACATGGACGTGCTTATGCTGAATTTGTTGCGGCACCAGAATCGCATCTTGCCTTGAAACCTAATCGGATCAGTCATATTGAAGCTGCTGCCAGTACTTTGGCTGCATTAACAGCGTGGCAAGCATTTACCACATATGGAAAACTGCGCACTCATGATGTCGTATTGATCCATGCCGCATCTGGTGGCGTTGGTCATTTCGCAGTACAGATAGCAAAATATATGGGCGCTTATGTCATCGCGACATCATCGGTACAGAATCGTGATTTCTTGCTCAACATAGGGGCTGATGAACATATTGATTACAACTCAACGGAATTTGAACAGGTCCTTTCGAATGTCGATTTTGTACTGGAGTCACTGGGGGGTGCTAATTTTCAAAAGTCAGTTCAGGTTTTAAAACCTTTTGGCACTATCGTAGCCCTGCCATCGGGACATACGAAAGATGATGAGTTAAAAGCTCGTGAAAAAAATCTTCACGCCTGCTTTTTTATGTCTGTCTATAGTGATGGAGCGGCTATGCAACAAATTGCGCATTTATTAGAAACGGGTATTCTGAAACCTCATATCTCACATGTTTTCAATTTTGATCAGATGAGAGAAGCGCATCTGCAAATTGAATCTGGGAGAACGGTAGGTAAAGTGGTTGTACAATTTTAA
- a CDS encoding alpha/beta hydrolase: MLGNIDPELLEAIAASPYSKIKYEYLLQNDPTKIRAEELRLSLNEEPLIIPEQLLVENMLIPSSQSEEPIRLRIYKPKAKQDLPVLLYFHGGAFIYGTPEQYDFILFELALEVGMLIVSVDYRLAPEYPFPAAIEDGYDTLLWLYENVSKLDGNKNMIIIGGSSAGATIAASITHLARDKKNKMIQHQYLLYPPMCDTLKSPSMDSLAKAPMQTKIAATWMWKHYLWNVRTHVPKYGVPLHEVNFHHLPHATIVVCEFDPLKDEGKLYAEKLCLAGTSVELLEIKGAVHAFDFFPCLLSETFYAQQIELFKKIINQKK; this comes from the coding sequence TTGTTGGGGAATATAGATCCAGAATTATTAGAGGCTATTGCTGCTAGTCCTTACAGTAAAATAAAATATGAATATCTGCTACAAAACGATCCTACAAAAATCAGAGCGGAAGAACTACGTTTGTCTTTAAACGAAGAGCCTTTGATTATACCAGAGCAATTACTTGTTGAAAATATGCTAATTCCCTCTTCCCAGTCTGAAGAACCGATACGTTTGAGAATCTACAAACCAAAAGCTAAGCAAGATTTACCGGTATTGTTATATTTTCATGGTGGCGCATTTATATATGGAACTCCGGAGCAGTATGATTTTATACTCTTTGAATTAGCACTTGAAGTGGGTATGCTTATCGTTTCTGTCGATTATCGATTAGCTCCAGAATATCCTTTTCCTGCAGCTATTGAAGACGGCTACGATACCTTATTATGGCTCTATGAAAATGTGAGCAAACTGGACGGAAATAAAAATATGATCATTATCGGTGGCAGCAGTGCAGGTGCGACAATCGCTGCATCGATTACTCACCTAGCCCGGGATAAAAAGAATAAGATGATCCAACATCAATATTTACTTTATCCTCCTATGTGCGATACGTTGAAGAGTCCATCGATGGACAGTTTAGCAAAAGCACCGATGCAAACAAAAATAGCGGCTACATGGATGTGGAAGCATTATTTATGGAACGTAAGAACTCATGTCCCCAAATACGGGGTGCCATTGCATGAAGTTAATTTTCATCATTTACCCCATGCGACCATCGTTGTCTGTGAATTTGATCCTTTAAAAGATGAAGGAAAATTGTACGCGGAAAAATTATGTTTAGCTGGCACTTCGGTCGAATTATTGGAAATAAAAGGTGCAGTACATGCCTTTGATTTTTTCCCTTGTCTATTATCGGAAACCTTTTATGCACAGCAAATCGAACTGTTTAAGAAAATTATCAATCAGAAAAAATGA
- a CDS encoding NAD(P)H-dependent oxidoreductase, with protein MKKIVVINGHPDKLSFNSALANAYIKAAKESGAEVRYIALADLDFNPNLQFGYRQRMELEPDLLQALQTIQWGEHQVWIHPLWWLGMPALMKGFFDRAFLPGITFRKSKQGLNVGLLQNKTARIITTVGDLNLKTYKEVYGSSGLIQLKNGILEYCGITSIQSSFIGPLENFDEADRLKALNDVADLAIDDAKALPIGIVADDSIPYIG; from the coding sequence ATGAAAAAAATAGTTGTTATCAACGGGCATCCGGATAAATTAAGTTTCAATAGTGCTCTGGCAAATGCTTATATCAAAGCGGCGAAAGAATCAGGTGCTGAAGTACGTTATATTGCTCTTGCCGATTTGGACTTTAATCCTAATTTACAATTTGGCTATAGGCAGAGAATGGAACTGGAGCCCGATCTGCTCCAAGCGCTGCAAACCATTCAATGGGGTGAGCATCAGGTATGGATTCATCCACTCTGGTGGCTCGGCATGCCTGCTCTGATGAAAGGTTTTTTTGACCGAGCATTTCTACCCGGTATTACATTTAGAAAGTCTAAACAGGGTCTAAATGTGGGTTTACTTCAAAACAAGACTGCTAGAATCATAACCACAGTGGGTGATCTAAACCTAAAAACTTATAAAGAGGTTTATGGATCCAGTGGATTGATTCAATTAAAAAATGGTATTCTTGAATACTGTGGTATCACTTCGATTCAAAGTAGTTTTATTGGACCTCTTGAAAATTTTGATGAAGCTGATCGATTGAAAGCATTAAACGATGTTGCAGATTTAGCGATAGATGATGCAAAAGCGCTACCTATCGGCATAGTAGCTGATGATAGCATCCCATATATTGGATGA